The DNA sequence TGTAGCAAGGAGCAAGGTCATTTCAGTCACTGGATGCACTGTGcagtttttcttcttctccatcGCCATCTCTTGTGAATGCTGGCTGTTGAGTGTGATGGCGTATGACCGCTTCACGGCCATCTGCAGCCCATTGCTCTATACCATCATCATGTCCAAGCGGTTCTgcgtgctgctggtgctggggtcaTATTTCATGAGCTGTCTGAATTCAATGGTTCAAACTGCATTTATATTCCATTTGTCATTCTGTGATGCCTAtatcaatcatttcttctgtgatgtgcccCCCATTGTGAAGCTGTCCTGCTCCGACACCCACATCACAGACATTGTTCATTTCACCTGTGCAACAATGCTAGTAACAACTACCATCCTGATTATCCTCGTCTCCTATATATACATCGTGGTCACTATC is a window from the Chrysemys picta bellii isolate R12L10 unplaced genomic scaffold, ASM1138683v2 scaf6974, whole genome shotgun sequence genome containing:
- the LOC135980711 gene encoding olfactory receptor 5AR1-like encodes the protein MAYDRFTAICSPLLYTIIMSKRFCVLLVLGSYFMSCLNSMVQTAFIFHLSFCDAYINHFFCDVPPIVKLSCSDTHITDIVHFTCATMLVTTTILIILVSYIYIVVTILKINSAKDQRKAFSTCASHLMAVTIFYGTGSFMYLRPSSKSSMDQDKIISVFYTLVIPMLNPLIYSLRNKEVKEAFRRIRERKVFSL